The proteins below are encoded in one region of Triticum aestivum cultivar Chinese Spring chromosome 1B, IWGSC CS RefSeq v2.1, whole genome shotgun sequence:
- the LOC123142129 gene encoding protein RALF-like 33 produces MATKAPAVAALLLLAAAALLLARGAEAGAGEVPLSWELGVEDVADDGFGFAGAGGDEAVARRVLQSGNGYISYGALRRDNVPCSLRGTSYYNCRPGGQANPYSRGCSAITRCRG; encoded by the coding sequence ATGGCAACGAAGGCCCCCGCCGTcgcggcgctcctcctcctcgccgccgccgccctcctgctCGCCCGCGGCGCCGAGGCCGGGGCCGGGGAGGTGCCGCTGAGCTGGGAGCTGGGCGTGGAGGACGTCGCCGACGACGGGTTCGGCTTCGCGGGCGCCGGCGGCGACGAGGCGGTGGCGCGGCGCGTGCTGCAGAGCGGCAACGGCTACATCAGCTACGGCGCGCTGCGGAGGGACAACGTGCCCTGCTCCCTGCGCGGCACCTCCTACTACAACTGCCGCCCCGGCGGCCAGGCCAACCCCTACTCCCGCGGCTGCTCCGCCATCACGCGCTGCCGCGGCTGA